The sequence GCGCGGTTGATCAGCACGGCGCAGGGCAGGCCGAGCTTGCGCACCATTTGTACGGCCAGATCGAGGTCGTTGAGTCCAAACGGCGTGGGCTCGGTGACCATCAGCACGAAGTCAGCGCCGGATACCGAGTTCAGCGCAGGGCACGAGGTGCCCGGCGGCGCGTCAAGGATTACCAGCCGATCGCTGTCCAGCCGACGTTTGACCTCGCGGATCAACGGCGGGCTTTGGGCCTCGCCCACGTTGAGTCTGCCCTGTAAAAAGCGCACGTTGCCGCTGTGGCCACTGAGCACTTCGCCGATCGGCCGTTCGATTTCGCTGATCGCGTCACGCGGGCACGAGGCCAGGCAGTTGCCGCAGGAGTGGCACAGCTCGTCGAAGGTCATCACCGATTTTTGCAGCACGGCCAGGGCGTTGAAGCGACAGGCGCGGGCGCATGCGCCGCAGAAGTCGCAAAGCTGATAGTTCACGCGCGGCACACGGGTATTGATGATTTCGCGTTTGGTTATTTTTGGGTGGAGGAAGAGCTGGCCGTTGGGCTCCTCCACGTCGCAATCCGCGTAGAGCACATCGCCGGCCACGCGCGCAAGGTTGGTCGCCAGAGTTGTTTTGCCAGTGCCCCCTTTTCCAGAGGCCACAGCAATTCTGAGTTGTCGATCGCTCATTTTTTCCGTTGCGCTCGCGGCCGACGATCGCTCGTCTACTTGCCGCTGAAGGGCATTGCCAGTTTTTTCAGCTGGTCCTGGGTGATTTCGGATCCGTAGGTGAACCACTGCACCAGCGGCTTCTCGTCGCTTTGGAGCAGCACCCACTTGTCGCCGTCCTTGTCCAGGAAGGCCCATTCGAGCTGGTCGGTGACCGCCGGGACCACGCCCTTAAAGAACGTCGCCTTGCCGTCCTCGAAGCTCATCATCGGTACGGACTCTCCGGCCTGCAGCAGCTTGACCGCCTCGTTGGCGTGGCAGCTCTCGCAATGCCGCCCGCGGCTGATCGAGTGCGTGTAGTAAGGACCGTAGCCCACGAACTTCTTATCGCCGGTCACCAGGCTCATCGCTGTGCCCGACGTAACCTTGCCCTCGTAGTTGACCAGCAGCAGCCAGTCCTTGTTCTTGATGAACGTGCCCTTGCGCGAGCCGGTGCGCAGGAACGTATCGAAGTGGCAGTTGTTGCACGAGAAGGTGCTCTGCACGTGGCAGGCCGAGCAGTCCAGCTTGTCGCCGTGGACAGTGTGCGAAAGCAGGGTCGAGTCCATTGGCAGAGCGTTTGTGGACTCGGCCGAATGGCAGTCCAGGCAATCGGTGTCCACTGCGCCTTGGTCGCGCATGGTCGTGTACTGCGTGCCGTTGCCGTGTACGTCTTCGCCGCGATGGCAGCGCGAGCAGCTGAAGCCCGCGGCCATGTGTACGTCAAGGCAGCCGGCGTTGCGATCCATGCCGAAGGTGCCCTTCTCGCGGCTGTGGCAGGCAAAACAGGTATCGTTCTGATGCGACATCGCGCCGGAGTAGCTGAAGTTTTCTCCGCGCTTCTCCGCGTGGCACTGGTCGCAGGACTTGACATGGCAGTTGCTGCAGTCCAGCTG comes from Candidatus Alcyoniella australis and encodes:
- a CDS encoding ATP-binding protein; its protein translation is MSDRQLRIAVASGKGGTGKTTLATNLARVAGDVLYADCDVEEPNGQLFLHPKITKREIINTRVPRVNYQLCDFCGACARACRFNALAVLQKSVMTFDELCHSCGNCLASCPRDAISEIERPIGEVLSGHSGNVRFLQGRLNVGEAQSPPLIREVKRRLDSDRLVILDAPPGTSCPALNSVSGADFVLMVTEPTPFGLNDLDLAVQMVRKLGLPCAVLINRA